From Bacteroidota bacterium, a single genomic window includes:
- a CDS encoding sulfite exporter TauE/SafE family protein: protein MLTDLFTIDLSFGEMFVFMVAGILTGIINTLAGSGSLITLPIFIFLCGLPAPVANGTNRIGAVIQSAVAVRSFQKTGTTSFKGAGWLVAPAIAGAIVGSRIAASIDEQMMNYTIGGLMVFMLLVLLVNPKRWIQPSDVDQKRLKHPFTIFIFFLIGIYGGFIQAGVGIFLLAGLVLVGGYSLGEGNGIKLLIVFAFSIPALIVFFMHEQVHIGYGLAMAVFQSIGAWVAVRFVAHMPNANVWIHRLLILIVAAAALRFFWV from the coding sequence TTGTTGACAGACCTCTTTACCATCGATTTGTCCTTCGGCGAAATGTTTGTGTTTATGGTCGCTGGTATCCTTACTGGCATCATCAACACCCTTGCCGGCAGCGGCTCGCTGATTACGTTGCCGATTTTCATTTTCCTCTGCGGCCTGCCTGCCCCGGTAGCCAACGGGACCAACCGCATTGGCGCTGTGATTCAGAGTGCTGTTGCAGTGCGCTCCTTCCAAAAAACAGGCACTACATCATTCAAAGGTGCAGGGTGGCTCGTCGCGCCGGCCATAGCAGGTGCCATCGTTGGCTCTCGCATTGCGGCATCCATCGACGAGCAGATGATGAACTATACCATCGGCGGCCTGATGGTATTTATGCTACTCGTCTTATTGGTTAATCCCAAACGGTGGATTCAACCTTCCGATGTCGATCAAAAGCGTCTTAAGCACCCTTTCACAATTTTCATTTTCTTTTTGATCGGAATCTACGGCGGCTTTATTCAGGCCGGCGTGGGCATTTTCCTGCTGGCAGGCCTCGTGCTTGTTGGCGGGTATAGCCTTGGAGAAGGCAATGGGATCAAACTATTGATTGTCTTTGCGTTCAGCATTCCTGCGCTAATAGTCTTTTTCATGCACGAACAAGTACATATCGGGTATGGCTTGGCGATGGCTGTTTTTCAGTCCATTGGCGCCTGGGTTGCTGTTCGTTTTGTAGCCCACATGCCAAACGCAAATGTATGGATTCACCGCCTGCTAATTTTAATTGTCGCCGCAGCGGCGCTCCGGTTCTTTTGGGTCTAG